From a single Paenibacillus sp. FSL R5-0345 genomic region:
- a CDS encoding tetratricopeptide repeat-containing glycosyltransferase family 2 protein, translating into MNRSRKKPLISLCMIVKNEGDHLSQCLKSVRGVVDEIIVVDTGSTDSTVQIALSFGANVIHHPWSGDFAAARNAGLQQAHGQWILVLDGDEELSEESKGELLLCAEHMEYEAFFLRIHNHKGLTAASQTITVNPIIRMFRNRPKYRFSGIIHEQIAEAIITATPQAPMHLTTIIIHHYGYAEGVVVKKDKIKRNVELLQEQLRLNPKDPFHHFNMAVEYMRLGEYQPALKHIQQALEEAPPDTSYIHLLHKYEIRSLAELKDYPGALAACDRGINAHPDYPDLAHIKGALLLQLGAFAEAKVALLQALVIGAAPPGYHTEAGFGSYLTYYMLGQLCEEMGDETEAIACYTKTAQLHPEPTPVIARLLRAMKCAGRDSEIYGWFHAHLTDYTLTKNRILLELLQSEGCNEAAAQLINTMEQPIAKEAAFTQASQQGRSQILSADRLLASLSSSAIYSPAVKRVRLALPFPKVSE; encoded by the coding sequence ATGAACCGTTCAAGAAAAAAGCCGTTAATTTCCTTATGTATGATCGTTAAGAACGAAGGAGACCACTTGAGTCAATGTTTAAAAAGCGTACGCGGAGTCGTTGATGAGATCATTGTAGTCGATACCGGATCCACCGACTCTACCGTTCAAATTGCTCTTAGCTTCGGTGCTAACGTCATACACCACCCTTGGAGCGGCGACTTTGCCGCTGCCCGCAACGCAGGTCTTCAGCAGGCCCATGGACAATGGATTCTCGTTCTAGACGGAGATGAGGAACTGAGTGAGGAGAGCAAAGGAGAACTGCTGCTTTGCGCTGAGCATATGGAGTACGAAGCGTTTTTTCTACGCATTCATAATCATAAAGGGCTAACCGCCGCTTCACAGACGATCACCGTCAACCCGATTATTCGGATGTTCCGTAATCGCCCTAAGTACCGTTTTAGCGGGATCATCCACGAACAGATTGCTGAGGCCATCATAACAGCTACCCCCCAGGCACCGATGCATTTGACCACCATAATCATCCATCATTATGGTTACGCAGAAGGGGTAGTGGTCAAAAAGGATAAAATCAAACGAAATGTCGAGCTGCTACAAGAACAGCTAAGGCTAAATCCTAAGGATCCTTTTCACCATTTTAATATGGCCGTGGAGTATATGCGTCTTGGAGAGTATCAACCTGCTCTAAAACATATCCAACAAGCACTAGAAGAGGCACCGCCTGATACAAGTTACATCCACCTGCTGCACAAATATGAAATTCGCTCGCTTGCAGAATTAAAAGATTACCCTGGGGCACTTGCAGCCTGTGATCGTGGAATTAACGCACATCCAGATTATCCAGACTTAGCTCATATCAAAGGGGCTCTACTCTTACAATTAGGTGCCTTTGCAGAAGCCAAAGTAGCGTTGCTACAAGCGCTGGTCATCGGAGCTGCTCCTCCCGGCTACCATACTGAGGCTGGATTCGGTTCATATTTAACCTATTATATGCTGGGTCAATTATGTGAAGAGATGGGTGATGAGACCGAAGCCATTGCTTGTTACACCAAAACCGCACAGCTTCATCCCGAACCGACTCCCGTCATTGCACGGCTGCTGAGAGCCATGAAGTGTGCAGGTCGCGACAGTGAGATCTATGGTTGGTTCCACGCTCATCTAACAGATTACACACTGACTAAGAACAGGATTCTCCTAGAATTGTTACAGAGTGAGGGATGTAACGAAGCAGCCGCACAGCTGATAAATACCATGGAGCAACCCATAGCTAAAGAAGCAGCCTTTACTCAAGCTTCTCAACAGGGACGTTCACAGATTTTGTCAGCTGATCGTCTGCTTGCTTCACTGTCCTCTTCAGCTATCTACTCTCCAGCGGTCAAAAGAGTACGCCTCGCTCTTCCGTTTCCCAAAGTTTCAGAATAG
- a CDS encoding glycosyltransferase, with translation MIVKNEANYLEKCLSSVQGIVSEIIIVDTGSEDNSKDIALKFGAKLIDMPWENDFSKARNLSLKHATSPWILVLDADEAVGHWNKEQLQHLLGAAHIHGYWLPIIHYIGDAPEADFVTDHVCRLFRNDKRIIFRGIIHEETASSIWELSEGEIAFAELHIYHYGYLEDELQRKKKYQRNLALINSGLQLQPNHLILRYALGAEYYQQEQYHAAADVLLPLLADVPTQSGYASDIYLKTAYALQRCNRQQESEEIFHAGSLLFPDFTDLLEGYAALLLEQNQLGKARHFLQQALKSGDTAYRYPSSSGSGTYRTKLLAGRVCEKLFLYLNARKHYEAAIQFKPNYTDAWKQLVPLSLLSGERLSLIALTRCHIHALSPITLGYLVPAALNARDFEWLNTLSIASQLPLAVQTIVQTYLVCTQQQDGYHTLAPLEQLLHDPSVLSERSSILGYLWALSCRAGDTESAMQWLVSILPYRPEMLSIHHILTGLSGIKPSLPELSYAIQLLLQVGAWDSVLTLYRQSGSSSFQWCKLPQSLYYGLLEAPIPVKKQWCWIYVSQNPQYNTSTDCAEWLLYMAIACSCGETPKIALLDEMALRKIGGTTAAVGLSYYKLILAAKAYPHGITTGQIPWGLLVRSASQI, from the coding sequence ATGATCGTTAAGAATGAGGCGAACTATCTGGAGAAATGCCTGTCCTCTGTGCAAGGGATCGTGTCCGAAATTATCATCGTGGATACCGGGTCTGAGGATAATAGCAAAGACATCGCGCTTAAGTTTGGTGCAAAGCTTATCGATATGCCTTGGGAGAATGATTTTTCGAAAGCACGAAATCTAAGTCTGAAGCATGCAACTTCCCCCTGGATTCTGGTACTTGATGCAGATGAGGCTGTAGGTCATTGGAACAAGGAGCAGCTCCAGCACCTGCTGGGCGCAGCGCATATTCACGGTTATTGGCTGCCCATTATCCACTATATCGGTGATGCCCCTGAAGCGGATTTTGTTACCGATCATGTCTGTCGCTTGTTCAGAAACGATAAAAGAATCATCTTTCGTGGAATCATTCATGAGGAAACAGCTAGCAGCATTTGGGAGCTTTCTGAGGGGGAGATAGCTTTTGCTGAATTGCATATTTATCACTATGGTTATTTAGAGGATGAATTACAGCGCAAAAAAAAATACCAGCGTAATTTAGCTCTCATCAACAGTGGTCTGCAGCTTCAACCGAACCATCTAATTCTTCGTTATGCACTAGGGGCAGAGTATTATCAACAGGAACAATATCATGCAGCGGCAGATGTACTTCTCCCATTGCTTGCTGATGTTCCGACCCAATCCGGGTATGCCTCCGATATTTATCTAAAGACTGCCTATGCGTTACAACGATGTAACAGGCAGCAGGAATCTGAAGAGATCTTTCATGCGGGGAGCTTATTGTTTCCCGACTTCACTGATTTATTAGAAGGCTATGCCGCTTTGTTACTCGAACAAAATCAGCTCGGTAAAGCTAGACACTTCCTGCAGCAAGCGCTGAAGAGCGGAGATACAGCATATCGATATCCTTCTTCTTCGGGAAGCGGAACATATCGAACAAAACTACTGGCAGGCAGAGTGTGCGAGAAGTTATTTCTATATTTAAACGCGCGGAAACACTACGAGGCCGCTATACAATTCAAACCAAATTATACGGATGCGTGGAAACAGCTTGTCCCGCTAAGTCTGCTCTCTGGAGAGCGGTTAAGTTTGATCGCATTGACCCGCTGTCATATTCATGCCCTATCACCGATTACCTTAGGTTACCTTGTGCCTGCAGCGCTCAATGCTCGTGACTTTGAATGGTTGAACACGCTCTCTATTGCTTCACAGCTGCCGCTTGCCGTTCAAACCATTGTGCAAACTTACCTTGTATGTACACAACAGCAAGACGGCTATCACACACTCGCACCGCTGGAACAGCTGCTTCACGATCCATCTGTCCTATCCGAACGTTCATCTATACTCGGTTATCTCTGGGCCTTGTCTTGCCGTGCTGGAGATACTGAATCAGCCATGCAGTGGCTTGTCTCCATATTGCCATACAGACCGGAGATGTTATCGATTCATCATATTTTAACAGGTCTTTCTGGCATTAAGCCCTCTCTTCCTGAACTGAGCTATGCTATACAATTGCTGCTTCAGGTCGGCGCTTGGGATAGTGTATTAACGCTTTATCGACAATCAGGCAGTTCTTCCTTTCAATGGTGCAAGCTGCCGCAGTCCCTATACTATGGATTGCTTGAAGCTCCTATCCCCGTAAAGAAACAGTGGTGCTGGATCTACGTTAGTCAAAACCCTCAATATAATACCTCGACGGACTGCGCCGAATGGCTATTATACATGGCAATAGCTTGCTCCTGTGGGGAAACGCCAAAGATCGCCCTATTAGATGAAATGGCTTTGCGCAAGATCGGGGGAACTACCGCTGCAGTGGGTCTCTCCTACTACAAGCTCATACTCGCGGCAAAAGCTTATCCCCATGGAATAACTACAGGTCAAATCCCATGGGGGCTCCTTGTCAGATCTGCCAGTCAGATTTAA
- a CDS encoding glycosyltransferase, producing MSHRWPLRKTAGNRLTAMMQVRNEAGRYLEQVLEELSEFVDDIVIVDDGSTDNTAQLCRSFAKVTKLVTLETSLFNREWQLRQTLWNLAVSTNPDWLLSVDADEFYEEAAKREMRRLIDQDVYDWVSFRLFDFWGGTTHYREDEHWNIHTKHTRTLVRYLPNFHYFFPKMDHHVPRLPLSYSVLPGFLAELRVKHYGWAVSPEELHRKYSRYLELDPEGRWGSLEQYQSILDEQPHLVEWKEEL from the coding sequence ATGAGTCATAGATGGCCTCTCCGCAAAACAGCAGGTAACCGCTTGACGGCTATGATGCAGGTTCGAAATGAAGCAGGCAGATATCTGGAGCAGGTGCTTGAAGAACTAAGCGAGTTCGTGGATGATATTGTGATTGTAGATGATGGAAGTACAGATAATACAGCACAGCTTTGTCGTTCTTTTGCCAAGGTTACGAAGCTTGTGACACTGGAAACCTCCTTATTTAATCGTGAGTGGCAGTTAAGGCAGACGTTATGGAATTTGGCAGTATCTACGAATCCGGATTGGCTCCTGTCTGTGGACGCTGATGAATTCTATGAAGAGGCAGCCAAACGGGAGATGAGACGGCTGATTGATCAGGATGTGTATGACTGGGTATCTTTCCGGCTATTTGATTTCTGGGGGGGCACCACCCATTATCGTGAAGATGAACATTGGAATATCCATACGAAGCATACTCGTACACTTGTCCGATATTTGCCGAATTTTCATTACTTTTTCCCTAAAATGGATCATCATGTGCCTAGGCTCCCGCTTTCCTACTCTGTATTGCCGGGCTTTCTTGCCGAATTACGTGTGAAGCATTATGGGTGGGCTGTTTCGCCGGAAGAGCTTCATCGTAAATATTCGCGTTATCTGGAGCTTGATCCAGAAGGGCGTTGGGGGAGTCTGGAGCAATACCAGTCCATTCTAGATGAGCAGCCCCATTTGGTTGAATGGAAGGAAGAGCTCTGA
- a CDS encoding glycosyltransferase family 2 protein: MSHESLNVERLAGRYGFLERAGLLPLPSHDGISIVVELSRMECATVCLPLLLLHSGADVRIIAVSMTPDFPMEVLAGQFSPEEPVIFLPYEKEEYMPNLALAHIETDFAVLVEDSIMVSPGWLSELLWTHFDDASVRVIAPRSSTERGEGKKRLHFGTHHEFAEHVSYSLGRYQGEWREMEVLTGSCLLFTKELIQRIGGFDTSLQARHLMIADWCLRARQIGAKLALSEAVYVHAIQSLDRYLRNKDESKQTDGWQTYYKKWALESGGENEGHLVPPAESLKIPQPVIPLGRLPLASPLVTAIVYGDEAWDFDELKEQWIAAREQQSYKHIRWIWIRDTLVDAAPEFPASEHDVVITVRGEDAWLRALKNAAALYESEIILYLSTSIHYEKRYIERVVKAITQGSADLIVSLSTEMEEAGVHLLAGGDSALTLPLERVAYKGGIVPGMISNRKFTSRQLLLHPNASLVTGYIGDLSDSKEAHP; this comes from the coding sequence ATGTCACATGAATCGCTGAATGTGGAACGCTTGGCGGGGAGATATGGTTTCCTAGAACGTGCCGGACTTCTCCCCTTGCCTAGTCATGACGGGATTTCTATTGTAGTTGAGCTTAGCCGTATGGAATGTGCCACGGTCTGTTTGCCCTTGCTGCTGCTTCATTCAGGAGCCGATGTGCGTATTATTGCTGTTTCAATGACCCCCGATTTCCCCATGGAGGTATTAGCAGGACAGTTCTCACCGGAGGAGCCAGTGATCTTCCTACCCTATGAGAAGGAGGAGTATATGCCTAACCTAGCTCTGGCCCATATCGAGACCGATTTTGCTGTTCTGGTTGAAGATTCGATAATGGTATCTCCGGGCTGGTTAAGTGAGTTACTGTGGACTCACTTTGATGATGCTTCTGTTAGAGTCATTGCCCCGCGTTCTTCTACCGAGAGGGGGGAAGGGAAGAAACGGCTTCACTTTGGTACTCATCATGAATTTGCCGAGCATGTAAGCTACAGTCTTGGGCGGTATCAAGGAGAATGGCGCGAGATGGAAGTGCTAACCGGATCTTGTCTTCTATTCACTAAGGAATTGATTCAGCGAATTGGCGGCTTTGACACTTCGCTTCAAGCGCGGCATCTCATGATAGCTGACTGGTGTCTTAGAGCGCGGCAGATTGGAGCGAAACTGGCTCTGAGTGAAGCTGTGTATGTTCATGCTATTCAGTCACTGGATAGATACCTGAGAAATAAGGACGAATCTAAACAGACGGATGGCTGGCAGACATACTACAAGAAATGGGCACTTGAAAGCGGGGGAGAGAACGAAGGACATTTAGTACCGCCTGCTGAATCCTTAAAAATTCCTCAGCCGGTTATACCATTGGGCAGGCTACCCTTAGCTTCTCCTTTGGTAACGGCCATAGTGTATGGTGATGAAGCTTGGGATTTTGATGAGCTGAAGGAGCAATGGATAGCTGCACGGGAGCAGCAGAGCTACAAGCATATTCGCTGGATTTGGATCAGAGACACTTTGGTGGACGCTGCTCCTGAGTTTCCGGCTAGTGAACATGATGTAGTGATTACAGTTCGCGGTGAGGACGCATGGCTACGGGCATTAAAGAACGCAGCTGCATTATATGAGAGTGAGATCATTCTGTATTTGTCCACTTCTATCCATTATGAGAAACGTTATATTGAGCGGGTGGTGAAGGCCATAACCCAAGGCTCCGCTGATCTGATCGTAAGTTTATCGACTGAAATGGAGGAAGCTGGGGTTCATTTGCTTGCAGGGGGAGATTCGGCGCTCACTCTACCACTTGAACGTGTTGCTTACAAAGGAGGGATTGTGCCAGGGATGATTAGCAATAGGAAGTTTACTTCCCGTCAATTGCTGCTTCACCCTAATGCCTCTCTGGTAACAGGCTATATTGGGGATTTGTCCGATTCCAAGGAGGCACACCCATGA
- the yunB gene encoding sporulation protein YunB — translation MTVSGGNTRKPRSRRKFWLIASLVLIVLVLQALRYVELHMKPPILHLAQIRVKQIATESINKAITSQVANGGNAEELIDWKTDKNGKISGFMLNYAEHMRITSQAAEVIQTTLQDLHNQTEYIPLGQALGSPLIASYGPDIPIKIEPQGAVKVELSTRQQNAGINMILVEVYIHIVTEVAVVIPFDMEPQVVDTEIPVSYLMVVGDVPMYYYDNQGQPVGANGSSAPGIAIPAPSVSGDKNGVSDQSKDATGNSKENSNPSPASSNSSNTGATHTEEGDKGVNAGN, via the coding sequence ATGACCGTTTCTGGTGGAAACACGCGTAAGCCAAGAAGCCGGCGCAAATTTTGGTTGATTGCATCCTTGGTATTGATTGTGCTTGTGCTACAAGCACTGCGATACGTGGAACTGCACATGAAGCCACCTATCTTGCATTTAGCGCAAATTCGTGTGAAGCAAATCGCAACAGAGTCGATAAATAAGGCGATTACTTCACAAGTAGCGAATGGAGGAAATGCGGAGGAACTGATTGATTGGAAGACCGATAAGAACGGGAAAATATCAGGCTTTATGCTGAACTATGCGGAGCATATGCGTATTACTTCGCAAGCGGCAGAGGTAATCCAGACCACGTTGCAGGATTTGCATAATCAGACAGAATATATTCCGCTCGGTCAGGCACTAGGTAGTCCTCTCATCGCCTCTTATGGACCTGATATCCCGATCAAGATTGAACCGCAAGGTGCTGTGAAGGTTGAACTCAGCACTCGCCAGCAAAATGCCGGAATCAATATGATTTTAGTCGAGGTCTATATCCATATTGTTACGGAGGTCGCGGTGGTTATTCCTTTTGATATGGAACCCCAAGTGGTGGATACGGAAATTCCTGTGTCTTATCTGATGGTCGTCGGAGACGTGCCAATGTATTACTACGATAATCAGGGTCAGCCAGTCGGAGCTAATGGCAGCAGTGCCCCGGGAATTGCTATTCCCGCACCTTCTGTAAGCGGAGATAAAAATGGAGTATCAGATCAGAGCAAGGATGCCACTGGGAATAGTAAAGAGAATAGCAATCCATCGCCAGCTTCATCCAATTCCTCGAATACGGGTGCAACTCATACAGAAGAAGGCGACAAAGGTGTAAATGCAGGGAATTAA
- a CDS encoding TVP38/TMEM64 family protein, whose protein sequence is MTETINTWIDWLLQTLGLSGPSILFVTVPLALLQSILGFFPFVILIVLHVSVFNVVGGMLISWLACNLGGILMYFLIRRYLYNWFDRKWRSKLKRYDKWQRYLDRYGIWTLVLLRTIPIIPNNVINFMSAVSPIKASSFIWGTVLGNLSYIWLFGTIGSSLIVPREEWNGYLTWYAVFIAVLIGIFVRRHWDHLQEDKRSRMH, encoded by the coding sequence ATGACAGAGACCATAAATACCTGGATAGATTGGCTGTTGCAAACACTTGGCCTTAGTGGACCCTCTATTTTATTTGTGACGGTTCCGTTGGCGCTTTTGCAGAGTATATTAGGATTCTTTCCATTCGTAATTTTGATTGTCCTCCATGTGTCTGTCTTTAACGTTGTTGGAGGCATGTTAATCAGTTGGCTGGCTTGTAACTTAGGTGGTATACTGATGTACTTCCTTATTCGGCGTTACCTGTACAATTGGTTTGATCGAAAATGGAGATCTAAGCTGAAACGTTATGACAAATGGCAACGGTACTTGGATCGTTATGGAATCTGGACTTTGGTGCTTCTACGTACGATTCCCATTATTCCGAACAATGTGATCAATTTTATGTCGGCTGTTTCACCGATTAAAGCATCATCTTTTATTTGGGGAACAGTGCTTGGAAATCTGTCTTACATTTGGCTATTCGGTACGATTGGATCAAGCTTAATTGTCCCTAGGGAAGAATGGAACGGTTATCTTACTTGGTATGCCGTGTTTATCGCTGTTCTAATCGGTATCTTTGTACGGCGGCACTGGGATCATCTGCAGGAAGATAAGCGGAGTAGAATGCACTAA
- a CDS encoding glycine betaine ABC transporter substrate-binding protein has protein sequence MKKKNIGIFLLVVMMITVIAGCSSTSKEKVKLAYVAWDSEIASTYVVKEVLETKLGATVEMLQVDAGPMWAGVADGSADAMVAAWLPSTHAAYLEKYGSKIEDLGANLNGTKVGLAVPAYMDINSIEDLKNSELAGKLNNRIIGIEPGAGIMTTTEKAIAEYGLSDYTLLESSSAAMAQELQKAYDNNEPIVVTGWTPHWMFANMDLKYLEDPKGVYGADEQIHTMVRQGLKDDMPNVYKFLDQFEWTAEDMAKVMVEVQGGKSPEEAAKTWVENNPDKVNAWIQGVEL, from the coding sequence ATGAAGAAAAAAAATATAGGTATATTCCTGTTAGTGGTCATGATGATCACTGTTATTGCTGGATGTTCATCCACTAGTAAAGAGAAGGTAAAACTGGCTTATGTGGCATGGGATTCAGAAATCGCAAGTACTTATGTAGTGAAAGAAGTACTTGAAACTAAGCTTGGAGCTACTGTTGAAATGCTGCAGGTGGATGCTGGCCCAATGTGGGCAGGGGTTGCTGACGGTAGTGCGGATGCGATGGTTGCTGCTTGGCTACCAAGCACACATGCAGCATATTTAGAGAAGTATGGTTCGAAAATCGAAGATTTAGGTGCTAATTTGAACGGCACTAAAGTGGGTTTGGCTGTTCCGGCGTACATGGATATCAATTCTATTGAAGACTTGAAGAACAGTGAGCTGGCAGGTAAACTGAACAATCGAATTATTGGGATTGAGCCGGGTGCGGGTATTATGACGACAACTGAAAAGGCCATAGCGGAATATGGTCTTAGTGATTACACGCTCCTAGAAAGTTCATCTGCAGCGATGGCTCAGGAGCTACAAAAAGCCTATGACAATAACGAGCCTATTGTTGTAACGGGTTGGACCCCACACTGGATGTTCGCCAATATGGATCTGAAATATCTGGAAGATCCAAAAGGCGTATATGGTGCGGATGAGCAAATTCATACGATGGTTCGCCAAGGTCTGAAAGATGACATGCCGAATGTCTATAAGTTCTTGGATCAATTCGAGTGGACTGCTGAAGATATGGCAAAAGTAATGGTTGAGGTACAAGGCGGAAAGTCACCAGAGGAAGCTGCTAAGACTTGGGTGGAGAACAACCCAGATAAAGTGAATGCATGGATTCAAGGTGTGGAATTGTAA
- a CDS encoding ABC transporter permease: MDIPKLPLGKALEWLENWLTTYCGPLFDFIATIIGGMVSAIEGALTFLPALVLIVLIAALSYWIGKWRMALFAVIGLLLIDNLGLWGPSMQSLALVLTASILAVLIGVPIGILCAQRNAVRNTVTPILDFMQTMPAFVYLLPAVSFFSLGVVPGVIASIIFAIPPTIRLTNLGIRQVSEELVEAADAFGSTPTQKLVKLQLPIALPTIMAGVNQTIMLSLSMVVISSMIGAQGVGAYVYRAVSQAKTGDGFEAGIAIVIIAILLDRLTQNALKPKQR, from the coding sequence ATGGACATTCCAAAACTGCCTTTAGGAAAGGCACTCGAGTGGTTGGAAAACTGGCTAACGACGTATTGCGGTCCCTTGTTCGATTTTATCGCTACGATTATTGGCGGGATGGTTTCTGCGATTGAAGGTGCGCTCACGTTCCTGCCTGCATTAGTGCTTATCGTACTTATTGCAGCGTTGTCTTATTGGATTGGGAAATGGCGCATGGCTTTATTTGCGGTAATTGGACTGCTCTTAATCGATAATCTCGGATTATGGGGACCATCGATGCAGTCTTTAGCCCTTGTTCTAACCGCCTCGATATTGGCTGTGTTGATTGGCGTACCGATTGGTATTTTATGTGCGCAGCGGAATGCAGTTAGAAACACAGTTACGCCAATTTTGGACTTTATGCAGACGATGCCGGCGTTTGTGTATTTATTACCAGCGGTATCGTTTTTCTCGCTTGGCGTAGTTCCAGGTGTAATTGCATCGATCATCTTTGCGATCCCACCGACAATTCGTTTAACCAATCTCGGTATTCGTCAGGTTTCAGAGGAGCTAGTAGAAGCAGCGGATGCTTTCGGTTCAACACCTACTCAGAAACTGGTTAAATTGCAGCTGCCGATCGCGCTGCCAACGATTATGGCAGGTGTCAATCAGACGATTATGTTGTCACTCTCGATGGTTGTCATCTCATCTATGATTGGTGCGCAAGGTGTAGGTGCTTATGTATACCGTGCGGTATCGCAGGCTAAGACAGGAGATGGGTTCGAGGCGGGGATTGCTATCGTTATTATAGCTATTCTACTCGACCGCTTAACGCAAAACGCACTAAAACCAAAACAGAGATAG
- a CDS encoding quaternary amine ABC transporter ATP-binding protein: protein MAIIEVKKLTKVFGHDAGRAIPLLEQGWSKEKIAQELKLTVGVNKAEFSIEEGEIFVIMGLSGSGKSTLVRLLNRLIEPTGGQVLFKGKDVVKMNPEELRQFRRKNIGMVFQKFALFPHRTVLENAEYGLEVQGVDKKKRTERAMEALHLVGLKGWENHRPDQLSGGMQQRVGLARGLANDPDILLMDEAFSALDPLIRKDMQQELLELQSRVKKTIVFITHDLDEALRIGDRIALMKDGVIVQIGTPEEILIQPANKYVERFVEDVDLSKVLTAAHVMRQPETVRPERGPRVALQLMRDSGIFSLYVVDKENKLLGVITAEDAAQALKDNKSILEVTRREIPRVHPETLLNDFFELISETHLPVAVVDEADRLKGIVIKGAVLSALAGNAVPEGEGS, encoded by the coding sequence ATGGCTATTATAGAGGTGAAAAAGCTAACCAAAGTATTCGGTCATGATGCGGGACGGGCGATTCCATTATTAGAGCAAGGGTGGTCGAAGGAAAAGATCGCTCAGGAATTGAAGTTGACGGTCGGAGTCAACAAAGCCGAATTCAGCATTGAAGAAGGAGAAATATTCGTAATTATGGGGTTGTCCGGCAGCGGTAAGTCAACGTTGGTTCGTTTGTTGAACCGTTTGATTGAGCCTACAGGGGGACAAGTTCTTTTTAAAGGAAAAGACGTCGTTAAAATGAACCCGGAGGAGCTGCGTCAATTTCGGCGCAAGAACATCGGCATGGTGTTTCAGAAGTTCGCATTGTTTCCACATCGGACGGTACTGGAGAATGCGGAATACGGACTTGAGGTTCAGGGCGTAGATAAAAAGAAGAGAACTGAACGGGCCATGGAGGCATTGCATTTAGTTGGTCTGAAGGGCTGGGAGAATCATCGCCCGGATCAACTTAGCGGAGGAATGCAGCAACGTGTGGGACTAGCTAGAGGACTGGCTAATGACCCTGATATCCTGCTCATGGATGAAGCATTTAGTGCACTGGATCCGCTTATTCGAAAAGACATGCAGCAGGAGCTGTTGGAATTGCAGTCCAGAGTGAAGAAGACGATTGTGTTCATCACTCATGATCTAGACGAAGCTTTGCGGATTGGTGATCGGATTGCACTGATGAAGGACGGAGTTATCGTTCAGATTGGTACACCGGAAGAGATTCTCATCCAACCTGCCAATAAATATGTAGAGCGTTTCGTGGAGGATGTGGACTTGTCCAAGGTGTTGACTGCAGCGCATGTGATGCGGCAACCGGAAACGGTTAGACCTGAGCGCGGACCTCGTGTAGCACTTCAATTGATGCGAGACAGCGGCATATTCAGCCTGTATGTGGTAGACAAAGAAAATAAGCTCCTGGGAGTTATTACAGCTGAGGATGCGGCACAGGCACTAAAAGATAATAAGTCCATCTTAGAGGTTACGCGGCGGGAGATTCCTCGTGTACATCCAGAAACGCTGCTTAATGATTTCTTTGAGCTAATATCTGAAACACATTTACCTGTAGCCGTCGTAGATGAAGCGGATAGATTAAAAGGCATTGTGATTAAGGGAGCCGTTCTTTCCGCACTCGCGGGTAACGCGGTACCGGAAGGAGAAGGATCATAA
- a CDS encoding GbsR/MarR family transcriptional regulator — translation MNDLEGLTPEQIEKISKTRERVIDSIGKNMDLYGITLSIGHLYGYMYFNQGPVTLDELSKTMGMSKTSMSTGVRTLLDLKMIDKVWGRGTRKDLFTTVPDWHQNFSDYFSIKWRKAVEGNMISLAKSLAEISDMKKEYSDDSKLMQLLNTDEEKITESINYYRWLLKLIESFENGKIFEFIPKEES, via the coding sequence ATGAACGATTTAGAAGGGTTAACACCCGAACAAATAGAGAAGATTAGTAAGACACGTGAACGTGTGATAGACTCTATCGGTAAAAATATGGACCTATACGGCATAACTTTATCTATTGGGCATTTATACGGTTATATGTATTTTAATCAAGGTCCAGTGACACTAGATGAACTAAGCAAAACAATGGGAATGAGTAAGACGTCCATGAGTACGGGAGTCCGTACCCTCCTAGATCTGAAAATGATCGACAAAGTTTGGGGGAGAGGGACTCGCAAAGACCTGTTTACCACTGTGCCTGACTGGCATCAGAACTTCAGTGATTACTTCTCTATTAAATGGAGAAAAGCCGTTGAAGGAAATATGATCTCACTAGCGAAATCACTTGCAGAAATTAGCGATATGAAAAAAGAATATAGTGACGATAGTAAACTTATGCAGCTCTTAAATACAGATGAAGAGAAGATTACCGAATCCATTAATTACTACCGCTGGTTGCTAAAATTAATTGAATCCTTTGAGAATGGTAAGATCTTCGAATTTATCCCTAAAGAAGAATCTTAA